GATGACCGCGACGGTGTCCGGCGAACCGTCGGGGGCCCGAGTGATGATGCCCGCCTTCTCCCCGGCGATCCCGGCGATATCGGCACCGAGATAGTCGACGTGATCAATGCTGATCGGGGTGATGACGGCGACCGGTGCGTTGATCACGTTGGTGGCGTCCCAACGTCCGCCCATGCCCACCTCGACCACTGCCACGTCGACGGGCGCGTCCGCAAAGGCCGCGAACGCCATCGCGGTGAGCACCTCGAACTTGCTCATCGCCGGGCCACCCTTACCCGCAGAAGCCTGCGACTGCTGGTCGATCAGCGCCACCAACGGCTCGATCTCCCGGTAGGTCGCCACATACTGCGCCGGGCTGATCGGCTTGCCGTCGATCGAAATGCGTTCCACCGGTGACTGCAGGTGTGGGCTGGTGGTTCGGCCGGTGCGCCGGTGCAGCGCGGTGACCAGCGCGTCGACCATGCGCGCCACCGAGGTCTTGCCGTTGGTGCCCGCGATATGGATCGACGGATAGCTGCGTTGGGGCGAGCCCAGCAGGTCCATCAACGCGCTGATCCGGGTCAGGCTCGGATCGATGCGGGTCTCCGGCCAGCGTTGGTCGAGTAGATGCTCAACCTGCAGCAGGGACGCGATCTCGTCCGGAGTGGGCACGACGCCGGTGGCCGATCCCGAGTCAGGCGGGCCGGAATTCGTCGAATTCATTGCAGCGCAGCCAACCGGGTGGTGATGCGCTCGGTTTCCTGCTGCGCCACGCGCTGGCGGTCCCGGATCTTGGCAATGACGGCGTCGGGCGCTTTGGCCAGAAAGTCCGCGTTGGCCAACTTGGCGGCGGTCGACGCCAGCTCCTTTTGGGCGCCGGCCAACTCCTTTTCCAGGCGGCGACGCTCGGCGGCCACGTCGATGGTGCCCGAGGTGTCGAGCTCGACGACGACGGTGCGGTTCATCTCGGGGCCGAGCCGAACCTCCAACGAGACCGACGGCTCAAAATCCGGGCCCGGCTCGGTGAGCCACGCCAGCGAGGTCACGGCGGCCACCTGGTTGCTCAGATCCGAGTCCCGCACACCGTGCATTCGGGCCGGAACCTTCTGCCGGTCGGCCAGACCTTGATCGCTGCGGAACCGCCGCACTTCGGTCACCAACTTCTGCATATCGTTAATCCGTTGCGCGGCAACAAGGTCCACGCTAATCCCGGAAGGCTCCGGCCAGTCGGCGCTGACCAGCGATTCCCTGCCGGTCAGCGCCAGCCATAGCGCCTCGGTGAGGAAGGGAATCACCGGGTGCAGCAGGCGCAGCAGCGTGTCCAGCCCGGCGGCCAGCACGGCGGTGGTGTGTGTGAGTCCCTGGGCAAGCTGCGTTTTGGCCAGTTCGAGGTACCAGTCGCAGAATTCGTCCCAGGCGAAGTGATACAGGGACTCACAAGCGCGGCTGAACTCGTATCCGTCGAAGGCCGAATCAACTTCGGCCCGAACCTCTTCCAACCTTCCGAGAATCCAGCGGTCGGCGTCGGTCAGCTCGTTCGGCGATGGCAGGGGTGCTGGCGCGGCGCCATTGAGCAGTGCGTACCGAGTGGCGTTGAACAGCTTGGTCCCGAAATTGCGCGACGCCCGCACGGCATCCTCGCTCACCGCCAAGTCACCACCGGGACTGGCCCCGCGGGCCAGCGTGAACCGCAGCGCATCGGCCCCGAACATTTCCACCCAATCCAGCGGGTCGATGACGTTGCCCTTGGACTTGCTCATCTTGCGGCCAGACTCGTCGCGGATCAGCCCATGCAGAAACACGTCGGTGAACGGCACCTGCGGGCCCCGGCGGCCGTCGAGGGTGATGGCGGCGTCGTCGCCGACGAAGGTGCCGAACATCATCATTCTGGCCACCCAAAAGAACAAGATGTCATAGCCGGTAACCAGAACGCTTGTCGGATAGAACTTTTCCAGCTCCGCCGTCTTGTCCGGCCAACCCAGCGTGGAAAACGGCCACAGCGCCGACGAAAACCAGGTATCCAGCACGTCAGGATCCTGTTCCCAGCCCTGCGGGGGTGTTTCGTCCGGGCCGACGCACACCTGTTCGCCGTCGGGTCCGTACCAGATCGGGATCCGATGCCCCCACCAGAGCTGTCGCGAGATGCACCAGTCGTGCATGTCGTCGACCCAGGAGAACCAGCGGGGTTCCATGCTGGCCGGGTGAATCACGGTGTCCCCGTTGCGCACCGCATCCCCGGCCGCTTTGGCCAGCGATTCCACCCGGACCCACCACTGCAGGGATAGCCGCGGCTCGATCGGCTCGCCGCTGCGTTCGGAGTGTCCGACGCTGTGCAGGTAGGGTCGCTTTTCTTCGACCACGCGGCCCTGGGCCGCGAGCGCTTGGCGCACCGCGACCCGTGCCTCGAAGCGGTCCATGCCGTCGAATCGCGTTCCGGTGTCGACGATCCGGCCCTTGGTGTCCAGGATCGAGGGCATCGGCAGCTGGTGGCGCACCCCGATTTCGAAGTCGTTGGGGTCGTGGGCGGGTGTGACTTTGACCGCGCCGGTGCCGAATTCAGGGTCCACGTGCTCGTCGGCGACAATGGCCAGCTCCCGGTCGACGAATGGGTGCGCCAGGCTGGTGCCGACCAGGTGACGGTAGCGCTCGTCATCGGGATGGACGGCGATCGCGGTATCGCCCAGCATCGTCTCGACCCGGGTGGTGGCGACCACGATGTGGGGTTGCGAGTCGTCAAGCGAGCCGTACCTAAACGACACCAGCTCGCCTTCGACGTCGCGGTAGTTGACCTCGAGGTCGGAGATCGCGGTCTGCAGCACCGGCGACCAGTTGACCAGCCGCTCGGCCCGATAGATCAGCCCGGCGTCATAAAGCCGCTTGAAGATCGTGCGCACCGCCCGCGACAGACCTTCGTCCATGGTGAACCGGTCGCGGCTCCAGTCCACCCCGTCACCGAGTCGGCGCATCTGGCCGCCGATGGCACCGCCAGACTCTCGCTTCCAATCCCACACCTTGTCCACGAACAGCTCGCGGCCGAGGTCTTCTTTAGTCTTGCCGTCGACCGCCAGCTGCTGCTCGACCACGCTCTGGGTGGCGATCCCGGCATGGTCGGTGCCCGGCTGCCAGAGCACCTCATAGCCCTGCATCCGCTTGCGCCGCGTCAAGGCGTCCATCATGGTGTGTTCCAGCGCGTGGCCCATGTGCAGGCTGCCGGTCACGTTCGGCGGCGGCAGCACGATCGAATAGGCCGGCTTGGTGCTGGTCGGGTCCGCGGTGAAGTAGCCAGCGTCCAGCCACTTCTGATAGATGGCGCTCTCCATCGCGGCCGGATCCCACGACTTGGGCAGCATATCGGCGGCAGGGTGAGGGCTGGCGGTCACCGATCAATTCTAGGAACCGCTTCACACCGGCATGAAAGCGCCCGAAACCGCCCGGATTCAGCTAGCCAGTCGCGTGGTCTGCAGCGACACACCGGCGGCCGGCAAACGCTCCAGCAGGGCGTCACCCATTGCGGCCGCGGGGGTTAACACACCACGCATGTCGGACAGCTTGTCGCGATCCAGTGCCAGCGCCAGACCACACTCCCCCAACAACACCGACGTCGCCTTGTAGCCGGGGTCACCATCTTGGGCCATGCGCGCCAGGTACCGGGCTCCGGTGGTTGTGGTGGTGTAGGTCTCGATGCGGTAGTAGCCGCGCTCGCGAGCCGCCGCACTGGGGCCGGTGCCGGGTTTGGGGACGACACGCTTTACCAGTCCCCGCGGCAGCAGGCGGATGTAGCGGCTGGCCAAGCCGAACATCGCGTTGCCGACACCGCCGCCGACAACCGATACCACCGGCGCCAGCACCGTGGACCCTACGCTCATGGTTTCGCTGTAGCGGAACCGCCGGCCGTAGGCCCAGTCCAGGAGCGCGTTGCTGCGGCGCACGATCCGGGTGTTGGTGGGCGCCATGATGAATCCCGCGGTCCACACACCGGCCAGTTCCGGCGCGAGCCGACGGCCACGACGCGACGGCAGGTCAGGCTGTGGGCCCAGTTCGGGTTCGGCGCCGCGGTCTGGGCTCAGCATGTAGGGGTCGGATAGCTGGCGGCGCGCATCGGGATCGTTAGAAGCGGTGCTCAACACCTCCAGCATCGATGCGATGGTGCCGCCGGAGAACCCGCCTTTGAAGGAACGCACCACGCAGTTGGTGTCGGTCAGCTCGCCGGCGCCGTCTTCTCGTGCCGCGTGGTATAGGGCGTACACGCTCAGATCAGATGGGACGGAGTCGAATCCGCAGGCGTGCACGATGCGTGCACCGGTGTCGGCGGCCTGCTTGTGGTACAAGTCGATGCTGTTGCGCATGAACATCGGCTCGCCGGTCAGGTCGGCGTAGTCGGTGCCGGCGGCAGCGCATGCGGCCACCAGCGGCAGCCCGTAGCGGGTGTAGGGCCCAACGGTGGTGACCACGACCTGGGCGCGGGCGGCCATGGCTTGCAGCGTCGACGGCAACGACGCGTCGGCGGTCAGGATCGGCCAGGTCTGCGCGGATTCGCCCAGGGCTTCGCGAACGGCGAGCACCCGTTGCGTCGACCTGCCGGCCAGCGCGATCCGGGCATCTCCCCCGGCCCGGGCCAGGTATTCGGCGGTCAGCTTGCCGACGAAGCCGGTCGCCCCGTACAACACGATGTCGAATTCACGCGGCGTAGCGGTCACGGGTTTGACGCTACTCCGGGGTGCGCGAGCAGACGCAAAAGCTCCCAAATCCGACCGGATTTGGGAGCTTTTGCGTCTTTTCGCGGTGGTCAGCCGCGGCGGCCGCAGACCGGCCAGGCGCGGATACCCTGCGAACGCAGCACGTTCTCAGCCACCCGGATCTGCTCCTCCCGGCTCGCGTTGGCCGCGGACCCCGAGCCACCGTTGGCACGCCAGGTGCCGGCGGTGAACCGCAGGCCGCCGTAGTAACCGTTACCGGTGTTGATCGACCAGTTTCCACCGGACTCGCACTGCGCGATCGCGTCCCAGTTCACGCTGTAGGCCACGGGCACGGGAGGCGCTTCCTCCGCAGGCGGGGACAGGAAGTCCGGGGCCAGCGGCGGGGGGAGGTTGGGATCAAAGCCCGCGTCCTCCGGAGCCGGCGGAGTATCGACGGGTGCAGCGTCCGGGGCCGGCGGCAGGTTCGGGTCAAAGCCCACGGCATCCGGGCCGGCTGCGGCGTTTGGGTCCAAGCCCGCGTCGTCGGCATTGGCGATACCGGCTGGTGACGTGGTCACCAACGTCCCGGCAATCGCGGCGGCGATGAGCGTCGTACGGGCGTTCTTCAACGTTGTTCCTTTCGCGGTGCGCGCGCGCCAAAGCCAACCCACGGGCATGGGTTAGCTGCCAGGTGCATTCGAGGGTGCTGCGTGGGACGTGCCGTCTCGGTCCGGCAC
Above is a window of Mycobacterium tuberculosis H37Rv DNA encoding:
- the valS gene encoding valine--tRNA ligase (valyl-tRNA synthase protein ValS (valyl-tRNA synthetase)) — protein: MLPKSWDPAAMESAIYQKWLDAGYFTADPTSTKPAYSIVLPPPNVTGSLHMGHALEHTMMDALTRRKRMQGYEVLWQPGTDHAGIATQSVVEQQLAVDGKTKEDLGRELFVDKVWDWKRESGGAIGGQMRRLGDGVDWSRDRFTMDEGLSRAVRTIFKRLYDAGLIYRAERLVNWSPVLQTAISDLEVNYRDVEGELVSFRYGSLDDSQPHIVVATTRVETMLGDTAIAVHPDDERYRHLVGTSLAHPFVDRELAIVADEHVDPEFGTGAVKVTPAHDPNDFEIGVRHQLPMPSILDTKGRIVDTGTRFDGMDRFEARVAVRQALAAQGRVVEEKRPYLHSVGHSERSGEPIEPRLSLQWWVRVESLAKAAGDAVRNGDTVIHPASMEPRWFSWVDDMHDWCISRQLWWGHRIPIWYGPDGEQVCVGPDETPPQGWEQDPDVLDTWFSSALWPFSTLGWPDKTAELEKFYPTSVLVTGYDILFFWVARMMMFGTFVGDDAAITLDGRRGPQVPFTDVFLHGLIRDESGRKMSKSKGNVIDPLDWVEMFGADALRFTLARGASPGGDLAVSEDAVRASRNFGTKLFNATRYALLNGAAPAPLPSPNELTDADRWILGRLEEVRAEVDSAFDGYEFSRACESLYHFAWDEFCDWYLELAKTQLAQGLTHTTAVLAAGLDTLLRLLHPVIPFLTEALWLALTGRESLVSADWPEPSGISVDLVAAQRINDMQKLVTEVRRFRSDQGLADRQKVPARMHGVRDSDLSNQVAAVTSLAWLTEPGPDFEPSVSLEVRLGPEMNRTVVVELDTSGTIDVAAERRRLEKELAGAQKELASTAAKLANADFLAKAPDAVIAKIRDRQRVAQQETERITTRLAALQ
- a CDS encoding trans-acting enoyl reductase — encoded protein: MTATPREFDIVLYGATGFVGKLTAEYLARAGGDARIALAGRSTQRVLAVREALGESAQTWPILTADASLPSTLQAMAARAQVVVTTVGPYTRYGLPLVAACAAAGTDYADLTGEPMFMRNSIDLYHKQAADTGARIVHACGFDSVPSDLSVYALYHAAREDGAGELTDTNCVVRSFKGGFSGGTIASMLEVLSTASNDPDARRQLSDPYMLSPDRGAEPELGPQPDLPSRRGRRLAPELAGVWTAGFIMAPTNTRIVRRSNALLDWAYGRRFRYSETMSVGSTVLAPVVSVVGGGVGNAMFGLASRYIRLLPRGLVKRVVPKPGTGPSAAARERGYYRIETYTTTTTGARYLARMAQDGDPGYKATSVLLGECGLALALDRDKLSDMRGVLTPAAAMGDALLERLPAAGVSLQTTRLAS
- the rpfE gene encoding resuscitation-promoting factor RpfE, with amino-acid sequence MKNARTTLIAAAIAGTLVTTSPAGIANADDAGLDPNAAAGPDAVGFDPNLPPAPDAAPVDTPPAPEDAGFDPNLPPPLAPDFLSPPAEEAPPVPVAYSVNWDAIAQCESGGNWSINTGNGYYGGLRFTAGTWRANGGSGSAANASREEQIRVAENVLRSQGIRAWPVCGRRG